GTGACCAAcacagagagaagaaaaaaattaaggagCAAGAGAACAAAGCAATGTGAAAAGTGAACAAGAGAGGAAATAAAGCAACACCATTCAACGAGCAAACGAAGAGAATCATCATACAACCACCATATTTACCCACAGAGAAGCATTTTGTGGCGCCACTCCAGCGATAAGAGAAGCAACGATTGCGTTTTAGAGTTTTCGAGAGCCATCGTTGGCTTATCACTGTGCTTGTGAGTTCATTTTTCGATTAAACCTTTTTTCAATTCGTTTTTTGCGTTTGTGTGTGTTGAGCAATTGTTAGGGCATTCGTGTTTgggaattttaattatttcgcAACGGTATCACGTTTGGGATTTTTGGTAGAAACTTGGTCTACGATtggatttttatatttgatgttcttactgtataattttttatgttgatttgtTTCTGCATTTCGTGCAGtgcaaacaaaaaataaattatgcaaCCAGCACAGACTCATAAGTGGGGATTCATGTGAACATAAGTGGGGAGCTGCGTTAGGTTTTTCGAACAATAACGTGTCAACTTTATGTAGATTTGTTTCCGCCATTCATCCAAATCCAAGTATCTTCGAGAATATGACTTATTAATTAGGACTTAGAAGTTAGTTATGTACATTTATTGTATTGTGGACCATAGTAATgtacttgaaatttgaaatgaattgtatttttttaattaattgtaaatgaCATATGTATTGTAAATGGATTTGGTATTACATATGTGCTGAATAATATGGTTTGTAGATGATAGATATTCTGTATAAATTTTGGAACTTTAATAGATTACATCACTAGTGATACCTAAGTTGTGAATAATGTGTACAAAAACCCCAACGCAGGTCCACACTTATTTCCACATGGCTCCCCACTCTTTATACAGATCTGTTTCTGCCATTCGTGCAAATCCAAGTATCTTGGAGCTGTCAATAAAAGACCAATTGTGGAACAACGATGATATATTGAAGGAACATTGTTTTGGTGGTTGGCGATGTTAAATGATTCGGTGAAGATTAGTAGGAAAATCTTAGTGTTCTTATGGTCTAAATAGGTTCAAAGAAGAGGTGAATTTGATGTTGGTAGGGAggaagttaaatttaatttattagatgTTTGTTTAGAATTATAGCTAAGAGTAATGGACATGAGAAGTCAATTTTGTGCATTGGACATTATAGACATTGTTTTCCAACACACAACATaattaaaactaacaaaattcaTCAATACAAAAGACATCATATTATTCTAAGGACATATATTATTTGTTCGGTTTCAACATTGTTAACTTTAAAGACCAAGATGTTTCCTTCCTTAAGGTCATTCAATGCACAATTGCTTCTAGTCCTTTCCAAATTTGGTTGAGTTCCTAGTCTTTGACAAAAGTAGTTTGCACTTCACTCCATTCTTATGATGTCGGCAAAACCAATTTGTAAGCCCTGCACCAAATAAACAAACAATGTTGTCAACCATGGACATTTGTTTGTAGTTGTGGTAGGATAATGTAATGGGATAATGTTAATCCCATTACTCTTAGCTATAATTCTAAACAAAcatctaataaattaaatttaacttccTCCCTACCAACATCAAATTCACCTCTTCTTTGAACCTATTTAGACCATAAGAACACTAAGATGTTCCTACTAATCTTCACCGAATCATTTAACATCGCCAACCACCAAAACAGTGCTCCTTCAATATATCATCGTTGTTCCACAATTGGTCTTTTATTGACAGCTCCAAGATACTTGGATTTGCACGAATGGTAGAAACAAATCTGCATAAAGAGTGGGGAGCCATGTGGAAATTAGTGTGGACCTGCGTTGGGGTTTTTGTACACATTATTCACAACTTAGGTATCACCAGTGATGTAATCTATTAAAGTTCCAAAATTTATACAGAATATCTATGATCTACAAACCATATTGTTCAGCACATATGTAATACCAAATCCATTTACAATACATATGTCATTTACAATTAGTCCAACAAATacaattcatttcaaatttcaagtaTATTACTATGGTCCACAATACAATAAATGTACATGACTAACTTCTAAGTCCTAATTAATAAGTCATATTCTCGAAGATACTTGGATTTGGATGAATGGCGGAAACAAATCTACATAAAGCTGACAAGTTATTGTTCGAAAAACCTAACGCAGCTCCCCACTTATGTTCACATGAATCCCCACTTATGAGTTTGTGCTGGttgcataatttattttttgtttgcaCTGCACGAAATGCAGAAacaaatcaacataaaaaattacacaataagaacatcaaatataaaaattcaatcgTAGACCAAGTTTCTACCAAAAATCCCAAACGTGATACTGTTgcgaaataattaaaatttccaaACACGAATGCCCTAACAATTGCTCAACACACACAAACGCAAAAAACGAATTGAAAAAAGGTTCAATCGAAAAATGAACTCACAAGCACAATGATAAGCCAACGATGGCTCTCGAAAACCCTAAAACACAATCGTTGCTTCTCTTATCGTTGCAGTGACGCTGCAGAATGCTTCTCTGTGGGTAAATATGGTGGTTGTATGATGATTCTCTCTGTTTGCTCGTTGAATGGTATTGCTCTATTTCCTCTCTTGTTCACTTTTCGCGTTGCTTTGTTCTCttattccttaattttttcttctctctatgttggtcataatatattttttcttaaaatccaCACGTGTAAGACCGACctacaaacttaaaaaaaatgaattataaattaaaaaaataatttacacttAGGATGTGTAAGAACTGTGTCAAATATATATGTCCAAATATTACTTTCCGAATCTCAAAGCATTCCCACATTCTTCTCTCACCCACGCCACAATGAAACTCACCCAACTACTGTAATGGCTATGGTGACACGTGTTCCTTTTGTCGCCGCTGCCACTACTcctctctcttcctcttcttcttcatttttgcAGTCACTAACATGGTGGAACCGAGAAAGTGTTGCGAAGGGCGTTGGAACAAGAATCAGTGTTGTGGCCGCGAAGATCACTGTCCTTGTTACGGGAGCGGGTGGTCGCACAGGTGTGGTCTTTTCGTTTTATACTCTAATAGGTTTTGTTTATGTTAAGAAAACAAGtatttagaaatgaaaaagttgagtaAAGAAATGATTATGTGACTATAGATTGAACAGATAAacaattaaacttattttagtttataaaaggGGAATATTTTAATACGATAGATAGATACTATACTTTTTACCACTAACTGAAAATTGGTGTTACTTTTCAGggaaaatagtttataaaaagCTGAAAGAGAGGCCAAATGAATATGTGGCAAGAGGTCTGGTTAGAAGAGAAGAAAGCAAAGAGAAGATTGGTGGTGCAGATGAGATTTATGTAGGGGATATAAGAGATGCTGAGAATATTGTTGCTGCATTTCAGGGTATAGATGCTCTCATAATCCTCACAAGTGCAATGCCACGAATAAAACCTGGGTTTGATCCAACCAAGCAAAAGAGACCAAAGTACTATTTTGAAGAGGGGGCATTTCCTGAACAGGTGCTATTACATTTTCTGTGTTATGCGGATGTAATTTTGGACCATCCAATCTAGTAATTGCCTACGTATTTCAGGCTCAATGCTCGGAGCACTGTGAAGTAATTGTCTACATCTTTCAAGTTTGATGCTTTTAAGGGTTGTGGACACTGAGGTATGGGCCATGGTTGGTTGAGGAAAAACTGCTCAATCTAGCCCAAACCTCGGACACTGTTCTCTGGTTTGAAcactaatttttaaatgtatatctCCTTTGTATTTACATTTTACTGATTTTTACATGTTAGGTTGACTGGATTGGGCAGAAAAATCAAATAGATTCTGGTGAGAATCATGTCTTCTTTCCATTAATCATAGATTGTAAGACAAAATCTAAGGCTTGAAACACGGATACtgatatgtatatgtatgaaCAGCTAAGGCTGCTGGAGTTAAGCAGATTGTGTTGGTGGGGTCTATGGGTGGAACTGATGTTAACCATCCAGTGAACAAAATGTGCAAAGGGAATATATTGGTTAGTTATGAATGATTTCTTTACTTTTTGAACTATCTCCTTCCACAGCACTCTGTGGCCTTGATTTTACATGATTAGTGTTTGGAATTCATCTGAACACAAAATGTACTTTTGGTAAATGGATAATACTTTTTGTTTCCTCTGTATTCTTCTACCATTCCCCCTTTGATAGAAAGAATGTAGTTTTTGTACTGATTTCAGAGTTGGAAAAGGAAGGCTGAGCAATATCTGGCTGATTCTGGCATCCCATATACAATTATAAGGTACACCAATTCTCATGGAACTATTGATGAGAGAATTCATAGAGAAGATATAATACCAACAATCTATATATACAATTTTCAACtcaaaaccttaaaataatagatttatgggttttttgtgttcaacttttttcattttataccAAATATGTTGAATTCCCAACAAATTCTTCCAAAACCAGAAAGTTTTTCCACCGATGCCTTCTGCCATACATGCAAAATCATTTGTTTAAATCATTTCTGTTCTGCAATTTATAGAATATGATGTTTTCACACCCTTGCCTCACAAGGGTCTTATTGATGAACAAGATTGGTTCATTTTTTCCTCCTTTTTTTGATTCACTTTCCATATTTAGGTGTGGAGCTTTTGAAAACGAGGAAGGAGGACTTCGGGAACTGATTACAGGGAAGGATGATGAGATGCTAAAGATTGAAACCAAAACCATACCAAGAGCTGATGTTGCAGAAGCATGCATTCAGGTACCCCTTTCAAACACACTCCCTACTTCAAAATAATTCTACCATTTTTAACTCTTGCACAACTCAACTCATCAGGCACTAAATTATGAGGAGGCCAAATTCAAGGCATTTGACTTGGCATCAAAACCTGAGGGTGCAGGTTCACCAACAAAAGACTTCAGGGCTTTATTTTCCCAGATCACTACTCCGTTTTGAATTTCAATGTTGTGT
This region of Vigna unguiculata cultivar IT97K-499-35 chromosome 5, ASM411807v1, whole genome shotgun sequence genomic DNA includes:
- the LOC114183881 gene encoding uncharacterized protein At5g02240-like isoform X2, producing MAMVTRVPFVAAATTPLSSSSSSFLQSLTWWNRESVAKGVGTRISVVAAKITVLVTGAGGRTGKIVYKKLKERPNEYVARGLVRREESKEKIGGADEIYVGDIRDAENIVAAFQGIDALIILTSAMPRIKPGFDPTKQKRPKYYFEEGAFPEQVDWIGQKNQIDSAKAAGVKQIVLVGSMGGTDVNHPVNKMCKGNILSWKRKAEQYLADSGIPYTIIRCGAFENEEGGLRELITGKDDEMLKIETKTIPRADVAEACIQALNYEEAKFKAFDLASKPEGAGSPTKDFRALFSQITTPF
- the LOC114183881 gene encoding uncharacterized protein At5g02240-like isoform X1, translated to MAMVTRVPFVAAATTPLSSSSSSFLQSLTWWNRESVAKGVGTRISVVAAKITVLVTGAGGRTGKIVYKKLKERPNEYVARGLVRREESKEKIGGADEIYVGDIRDAENIVAAFQGIDALIILTSAMPRIKPGFDPTKQKRPKYYFEEGAFPEQAQCSEHCEVDWIGQKNQIDSAKAAGVKQIVLVGSMGGTDVNHPVNKMCKGNILSWKRKAEQYLADSGIPYTIIRCGAFENEEGGLRELITGKDDEMLKIETKTIPRADVAEACIQALNYEEAKFKAFDLASKPEGAGSPTKDFRALFSQITTPF